The DNA region TTTATTGTGATCTATGTGCTTTCTCAGTTCCTTTTTTAGTTACTAATTCAAACTTTTGATTGAGGACCATGATTGGTTTGAATCTGAATTATAATTGTTTACAATATTTTGTCAGTATTAGTTTGGGAGGGAACTTGACAATGGTGGATCTTCCTGGTATAACTAGGGTTCCTGTTCATGGCCAGCCTGAAAATATCTATGATCAGATCAAGGATATTATCATGGAGTATATTAGGCCTGAAGAGAGCATTATTCTGAATGTTCTTTCTGCTACCGTTGATTTTACTACTTGTGAATCCATAAGAATGTCTCAGTCTGTGGATAAAACTGGTTTGAGAACCTTGGCTGTTGTAACAAAGGCTGATAAGTCTCCTGAAGGCTTGTTGGAAAAGGTAACTGCTGATGATGTTAACTGGTTTGAGTCTCATCCAATGCTTTCAAAGATTGACAAATCCATTGTTGGTGTTCCTGTTCTGGCACAGAGGCTAGTTCAAGTTCAAGGCATGATCATATCCAAAACTCTGCCCGAAATTGTGAAGAAAATCAATGAGAAGCTGACTTACAAGCTGACTTAATTTCACCAAGATGCTCAACCAGAAGTTCTCCCTCAATCACGGGtacctcttcatatcttttagctgacttcaaattaaattatgcaaaaatatttatctaatttgTTTATTTGGTTCTTGGTTGGAATCTGATTGCGACCAGCGTTTCGATGGGGTCTACTGAGATCCCTTCTCAGTCAACGGAGACTATTAAGATTCCTACCGCTATCTATGAGTTTGGTGCAACCTTCATTGATCATCCCAAGGTGCTTTTCCCCCCTCTGATTTTGCTTAGTTTCGTTTCATTGTTGTAAGTTCCAACACTCATTGACGATGATATTATTGTGCTTGGTGTTGGGGAGAATATTGACTAATGGAAGGCTCAATGCAAGAGTCAAGTGCGACGTCTCTGAAAATCTCACTCTTAAAGCCAATGCTCAGGTATTTATGCTCCTTTTCTATTATAAGGGAAATGCCACAATTTTTCTGTTGTTTATGAGCCTTTGATATTCTGCTACACAATTTCAGAGGAGTCTCAATGCACAACATAAACAGACGTCTTAACATGATGAACAAAAACAGAGAGATATCCCTTTGTGGACTGAAAATGAGGGCTGTTCAGCTTTCAACAGATCACAGCACAAGTATTGAAGAGGTgtgtttccttctttttttcagaaaaaaaaaatgtttttgttGATCAATGTAGTAAATAACAAATGGTATTTATTTTGAGAAGCTAAGGAATTGTGGTCACATCTTGAAATTCTGAAATGTGATCCACTAGACATACATTAGTTATTGAATTGCGTTCTACTACTTGGTGCTTGCATGTGTATGTGTGAGTTGTTTGgaatttgaataattttgtttatgTTTCAGTTTTTTCTGTCTCATTGACTTTTATTCAAATTTCATcatcataatattttttactatCCCTTTTTTGTGAGCAATGTCTGCATATTTTCATATCCATGATTTACACATGCAACACATATTGCAGTCAAGAACAAGATTGACCTTATTATTTAGATGAGATAGCTTGATTGAAACTTCTAAAAATGGATAAGagcaaattaaaaggaaaagttTGTGTGGTGCTATTTatgaacataattaattataagccTTTACTAGAAAGAAAAGTTTTCGTATTTTTAAGATGTTGGTTTTATTCCTTTgctgattatttttttttcaatttttcttgcaGGAAGTGTTTAGAATAAGAGCAGAACACCCAGATGATAATCAAGCCATATTGAATGATAGAGTGAAAGGACAATTAAAAGTCACCAGAGCATTTGGTGCCGGATTCCTGAAGAGGGTCAGTTGATCTTCTGACTTTGGCTATCTGAAATTTAGTTTGCTGTACTCCTTTTGTATTAAAGACTCCTCTGATATTAACAAAGCATTGAAGTTAAGGTGCTTTTCTTTTGTGTGGTATATTGGTATCATGGAAGGGAGCATGATAACCATAGTGATTACGGCGTATTTGATGAGAACATGGAAGGGAGCATGATAACCATAGCAACTATTTTCTGCAATTCAGATTTTCACTAGCAACACTTTCAGGTTTCTCTTATACTTGATGGTTGGCATATTTCCTTTTTGTTAAATTACAGTTTAACTTCCTTGGTAAAGATTCTATCAAGTATGAGAATACAATTGAGGTTGAGCTTCCTGTTTACGATGCAATTTTGAAGTTCCAAAAAGGTCAGGAACTGTCTTcccatcactaaaaaaaaaagaagagaaaaagacaaaGAAACTTTATTTG from Arachis hypogaea cultivar Tifrunner chromosome 10, arahy.Tifrunner.gnm2.J5K5, whole genome shotgun sequence includes:
- the LOC114924529 gene encoding dynamin-related protein 4C-like yields the protein MVDLPGITRVPVHGQPENIYDQIKDIIMEYIRPEESIILNVLSATVDFTTCESIRMSQSVDKTGLRTLAVVTKADKSPEGLLEKVTADDVNWFESHPMLSKIDKSIVGVPVLAQRLVQVQGMIISKTLPEIVKKINEKLTYKLT